A genomic region of Rhipicephalus sanguineus isolate Rsan-2018 chromosome 1, BIME_Rsan_1.4, whole genome shotgun sequence contains the following coding sequences:
- the LOC119405056 gene encoding uncharacterized protein LOC119405056, producing the protein MAPQLQPAALAAAAFFLTLATLPSTTSAIRCYECNSATNTECDSNPQPEMLKNCSDQSKGSKYTACRKIDENVDFEVNGLPAVKRVVRMCAVEGEPDRPCYYKAGFGGRVNVCHCFEDGCNSASVPAAALGLAAVGVLLALRVA; encoded by the exons ATGGCCCCACAGCTGCAGCCCGCGGCcctggccgccgccgccttcttCCTGACGCTGGCCACGCTGCCTTCGA CTACCAGTGCCATCCGGTGCTACGAATGCAACTCTGCCACTAATaccgaatgcgatagcaacccgCAACCTGAAATGCTGAAAAACTGCAGTGATCAAAGCAAGGGCTCCAAGTACACGGCCTGCAGGAAGATTGATGAAAACGTCGACTTCGAAGTCAATGGCT TGCCAGCCGTCAAGCGCGTGGTCCGCATGTGCGCCGTGGAGGGAGAGCCGGACAGGCCGTGCTACTACAAGGCCGGCTTCGGCGGACGCGTCAACGTGTGCCACTGCTTCGAGGACGGATGCAACAGCGCCAGCGTGCCGGCCGCGGCTCTCGgcctggcggccgtcggcgttctACTGGCGCTGCGGGTTGCGTAG